The proteins below are encoded in one region of uncultured Eubacteriales bacterium:
- the adhR gene encoding HTH-type transcriptional regulator AdhR, with translation MTIAEVAKKYELTPDTLRYYERSGLLPKVARTAGGIRDYSDEDCRWVEYIKCMRSAGVSVETLIEYVTLFHQGKETIPVRKKLLLEQREQIFAKIEELNAVLERLDWKLEGYEDRMLKCEESLK, from the coding sequence ATGACGATTGCGGAAGTCGCAAAAAAATATGAACTGACCCCGGATACGCTGCGCTATTATGAGCGAAGCGGTCTGCTGCCCAAGGTTGCACGCACCGCGGGCGGTATCCGGGACTATTCAGACGAGGATTGCCGCTGGGTGGAGTACATCAAGTGTATGCGCTCGGCTGGAGTCTCTGTGGAAACGCTGATTGAATACGTTACGCTCTTTCATCAGGGAAAAGAGACCATTCCTGTTCGAAAAAAGCTCCTTCTGGAGCAGCGGGAACAGATTTTTGCCAAAATCGAGGAGCTGAATGCGGTTCTGGAAAGGCTGGATTGGAAACTGGAAGGCTATGAAGATCGGATGCTCAAATGTGAAGAAAGTCTGAAATAA
- a CDS encoding Beta-lactamase: MNQEQFIELEKAINSDYSNITGIVVQKNGTTLYKKYFNGYTGNNAVHVFSVTKSVFSALIGIAFDKGHIKSVGRKVLDFFPDYAVKPVEKTIQSVTIKNLLTMTAPYKYRSEPYEKFFTSQNPIQDALDLLGGDGSIGEFNYSAIGGTHILAGILVRATGQSILDFATENLFSPLGINVTHNVVLRNKEEHLSVINDKNTSGWVVDPQGINMASWGLFLTPADMAKIGQLYLNSGIWDGKQIVSAGWIAESIREHSRCVQWGNLAYGYLWWIIDEDSYAALGDGGNVIYVNTKKKLVISIASLFIPDAKDRIELIKECIEPVFDN, encoded by the coding sequence ATGAATCAGGAACAATTTATAGAGCTTGAAAAGGCAATAAACAGTGACTATAGCAATATTACAGGCATTGTTGTGCAAAAAAACGGCACAACATTATATAAAAAATATTTTAATGGATATACCGGGAATAACGCCGTTCACGTGTTTTCAGTGACAAAGAGTGTTTTTTCTGCGTTGATTGGTATCGCCTTTGATAAAGGCCACATCAAAAGTGTAGGCCGGAAGGTATTGGATTTTTTCCCGGATTACGCTGTTAAACCAGTTGAAAAAACAATACAGAGCGTTACGATTAAAAATTTGCTTACCATGACGGCTCCATATAAATATAGGTCGGAACCATACGAAAAATTCTTTACAAGCCAGAACCCGATTCAAGACGCACTCGATTTATTAGGCGGGGATGGGTCGATTGGCGAATTTAATTATTCCGCCATCGGAGGAACCCATATCTTGGCAGGTATCCTTGTAAGGGCGACAGGACAATCCATACTTGATTTTGCTACGGAAAATTTGTTCTCGCCACTGGGAATCAATGTTACTCACAATGTGGTGCTGCGTAATAAGGAAGAGCACCTCTCCGTTATAAACGATAAAAACACCAGTGGCTGGGTTGTTGACCCGCAGGGGATAAACATGGCAAGCTGGGGCCTTTTCCTGACACCTGCGGATATGGCAAAAATAGGCCAATTGTACCTAAATAGCGGAATATGGGATGGCAAACAGATTGTATCGGCTGGTTGGATCGCTGAGAGTATAAGGGAACATAGCCGATGCGTTCAATGGGGCAATCTGGCCTATGGCTATCTCTGGTGGATCATCGACGAGGATAGCTATGCGGCTCTGGGTGACGGAGGAAACGTAATCTATGTCAATACAAAGAAAAAATTAGTGATTTCCATTGCTTCACTTTTCATACCGGATGCAAAGGATAGAATCGAGCTCATCAAAGAATGTATCGAACCAGTTTTTGATAATTGA
- a CDS encoding Trk system potassium uptake protein TrkA, N-terminal domain protein, translating to MKIIIVGCGRNGSGLAQSLSKAGHAITVIDSNASAFSQLGPDFKGKTIEGIGFDRDILTLAKIDRTDALAAFTSSDESNAVIARIAREIYHVPKVVARLYDRDKAEIYKQLGIQTLSSTTWGIKRASDLLTHTPLDAVFSFGNGDVELVKIEVPSVIAGRKVNDLTVLGDIHVVAIERGNKTILPTSGTVFQRRDILYIAAAISSGGQLKKLLGLSDGKVV from the coding sequence ATGAAAATAATCATTGTAGGCTGTGGAAGAAATGGCTCGGGTCTTGCGCAGTCCCTGAGCAAGGCCGGGCATGCCATTACGGTCATTGACTCCAACGCATCGGCATTCTCGCAACTGGGACCGGACTTTAAGGGTAAAACCATTGAGGGAATCGGTTTCGATCGGGATATATTAACGCTGGCCAAAATTGACCGGACCGATGCGCTTGCCGCTTTTACTTCCAGCGATGAGTCAAACGCCGTTATCGCAAGAATCGCGCGTGAGATCTATCATGTGCCGAAGGTTGTGGCAAGGCTTTACGATCGTGATAAAGCCGAGATTTATAAGCAGTTAGGAATACAAACGCTGTCTTCCACCACCTGGGGAATCAAGCGGGCGTCCGATCTACTGACACACACTCCTCTAGACGCTGTTTTCAGCTTTGGAAACGGAGATGTAGAGCTTGTCAAGATCGAGGTGCCCTCCGTAATCGCCGGGCGAAAGGTGAATGACCTGACCGTTTTGGGAGACATTCACGTCGTGGCAATTGAGCGCGGGAATAAAACGATATTGCCAACGAGCGGAACGGTTTTTCAGCGGCGTGATATCCTGTATATCGCGGCAGCGATTTCTTCCGGCGGACAGCTCAAAAAGCTATTGGGGCTCAGCGATGGAAAGGTGGTATGA
- the bdhA gene encoding NADH-dependent butanol dehydrogenase A, translating into MNNFIYNIPTKVYFGEAQLSHLGTELSRFGKRVLLTYGGGSIKKTGLYDKVTAEIKAAGLELFELSGIAPNPHIDSVRKGAEICKKEKIDVLLAVGGGSTLDATKYMAAGACVDFDPWRFLSEWAPIEKALPVVTILTLAATGSEMDCGGVISNPETNDKIGRMEPPMLPKVSFLDPANTYTVSAYQTACGAADMMSHLMEVYFNMEQDLQMLDGIMEVLMKTIIKYAPIAMRQPENYEARANLMWTSSWAINGFVNGGKRQAWSCHPMEHELSAIYDITHGLGLAILTPRWMEYTLEESTASKFYQFGVNVFGIDASLPQMQVAKEGIALLSDFFFKTLGLKSSFREIGIDDINFAVMAKKACHGGTLYGFKPLNQQDIENIFEMCL; encoded by the coding sequence ATGAACAACTTTATTTACAATATCCCCACAAAGGTCTATTTTGGAGAAGCTCAGCTTTCCCATCTCGGGACGGAGCTTTCCCGTTTCGGCAAGCGCGTGCTGCTGACGTATGGCGGCGGCTCTATAAAAAAGACGGGACTGTACGACAAAGTGACAGCGGAAATCAAGGCCGCGGGTCTGGAGCTGTTTGAACTCAGCGGCATTGCGCCCAACCCGCATATTGATTCTGTGCGTAAGGGTGCAGAAATCTGTAAAAAAGAAAAGATCGATGTCCTGCTTGCAGTGGGCGGAGGTTCTACACTGGACGCTACAAAATATATGGCGGCGGGTGCCTGTGTGGATTTCGACCCATGGAGGTTTCTGAGCGAGTGGGCGCCAATAGAAAAAGCGCTGCCGGTTGTAACCATCCTCACACTTGCGGCTACTGGCTCCGAAATGGACTGCGGCGGCGTCATCAGCAATCCCGAGACCAACGATAAGATCGGCCGGATGGAGCCACCAATGCTTCCAAAAGTCTCGTTCCTCGACCCCGCCAACACATACACGGTCAGCGCATATCAGACAGCTTGCGGCGCGGCGGATATGATGTCGCATCTCATGGAAGTCTACTTTAACATGGAGCAGGATCTGCAGATGCTGGATGGCATCATGGAAGTATTGATGAAAACCATCATCAAATACGCGCCTATCGCCATGCGGCAGCCCGAAAACTACGAGGCCCGCGCTAATTTGATGTGGACGAGTTCTTGGGCGATCAACGGCTTTGTGAACGGCGGCAAGCGCCAGGCATGGAGCTGCCATCCCATGGAGCATGAACTTTCCGCCATTTACGATATCACACACGGCCTCGGCCTGGCCATCCTCACTCCCCGCTGGATGGAATATACGTTGGAGGAGAGCACGGCATCAAAGTTTTATCAGTTCGGCGTGAACGTGTTTGGCATCGATGCATCTCTGCCGCAGATGCAGGTGGCAAAGGAAGGCATTGCGCTTTTAAGCGATTTCTTTTTTAAGACATTGGGACTAAAAAGCAGCTTCCGTGAAATCGGTATCGATGATATAAATTTTGCGGTCATGGCAAAGAAAGCCTGCCATGGCGGCACGCTGTACGGTTTCAAGCCTCTAAACCAGCAGGACATCGAAAATATTTTTGAGATGTGTCTATAA
- the yajO gene encoding Uncharacterized oxidoreductase YajO, with product MEYVRLGNSDIQVSRFCVGCMSFGDPASKMHAWTLNSGKSEAIIRHALDLGINFFDTANTYSAGTSEEYLGRAIRNNVSRDKVVLASKVYFNEGHLSKEAILREIEDTLKRLGTDYLDLYIIHRFDYGTPIEETMETLDSLVRTGKVRALGASAMHGYQFNNMQLSAERNGWTPFVSMQNHYNLLYREDERELIPICIQQNVARTPYSPLAAGRLSRLEWSAGTKRSKTDKTAISKYDGMQETDYKIVLRVGEMAEKYSATMTQVALAWQFAKGVTAPIIGATKEKYFDDAVGALHIKLADEDISYLEALYVPHKVVGAL from the coding sequence ATGGAATATGTAAGACTCGGTAACTCGGACATTCAGGTTTCCCGTTTCTGTGTCGGATGCATGAGTTTCGGCGATCCCGCCAGCAAAATGCACGCCTGGACGCTAAACTCGGGGAAAAGCGAGGCAATCATCAGGCACGCCCTGGATCTCGGCATCAACTTCTTTGATACGGCCAACACCTATTCGGCGGGCACCAGCGAGGAGTACCTCGGCCGCGCCATCCGGAACAATGTGAGCCGCGACAAGGTGGTGTTGGCCTCAAAGGTCTATTTCAACGAGGGCCATCTTTCCAAAGAAGCGATTCTGCGTGAAATTGAGGATACGCTCAAACGGCTGGGTACTGATTATCTGGATCTCTATATTATTCACCGCTTTGATTACGGCACGCCTATCGAAGAAACCATGGAGACGCTCGACAGTCTCGTTAGGACGGGCAAGGTGCGGGCGCTCGGCGCCTCAGCCATGCATGGCTATCAGTTCAACAACATGCAGCTTTCCGCCGAAAGAAACGGCTGGACGCCCTTCGTCTCCATGCAGAACCATTATAATCTGCTCTACCGAGAGGACGAGCGTGAGCTGATTCCAATTTGCATTCAGCAAAACGTTGCGCGTACGCCATACAGCCCTCTTGCGGCGGGCAGACTCTCCCGACTTGAATGGAGCGCCGGCACGAAGCGCAGCAAGACAGACAAAACAGCGATTTCCAAATATGACGGCATGCAGGAGACAGACTACAAAATCGTGCTGCGTGTCGGTGAAATGGCAGAGAAATATAGTGCCACCATGACTCAGGTTGCCCTCGCGTGGCAGTTTGCCAAGGGCGTTACAGCGCCCATCATCGGCGCCACCAAGGAAAAGTATTTTGATGATGCGGTCGGCGCGCTGCATATCAAGCTGGCGGATGAGGACATCTCCTATCTTGAGGCGCTGTATGTCCCCCATAAAGTTGTCGGAGCGCTCTGA
- a CDS encoding Pyruvate phosphate dikinase PEP/pyruvate-binding protein encodes MEAFERVNSGVPGLDDMLDHIRLGDNVVWQVSSLDDYRQFSESLVRQSVADGRNVIYIRFAGHEPVLQNLSGVKVYEPDASAGFESFTVSVHKIITDEGRGSIYVFDSLSELQVAWSTDLMMGNFFRVTCPYLFELDTIAYFPVLRAHHSFETLARIRETTQILLDVYSDGTLRHLHPVKVWNRYSPEMFLPHRMEADGSFFVLTNGIDMGVFYSLVHAQNTFQGKQDLDSYERFFQAARDSFLSGKLDGYSAKKIVRSMMTGDEKISALILKNFEPRDYFFIKDHMIGTGTIGGKACGMLIARKLLELHLPQYHERTEPHDSFFIGTDVFYSYIVDNGYWKLRIAQRSEDSYFSAGRQLKACMLEGSFSETIRSQLRRMLEYFGQSPIIVRSSSFLEDGFGNAFAGKYESVFCVNAGSPEENLKTFENAVRTVYASTMGRSALEYRKSRGLGRSDEQMAVLVQRVSGTRFGDYFMPCAAGTGFSYSLYRWSDDLDANAGMLRLVAGMGTRAVDRTDGDYPRLVNLDRPDRTPLTSTDQRHRFSQRKLDAIVFSQNKLESKPVQELLPSVPVWYRRLVTEHDREAEKALRERGQPREVVFVSCAGIVQNTAFVTMMRDILKTLEAQYGVPVDIEYTVNFNQDGFFVVNLVQCRPLSIWKAAESVMLPTLREEDTLFKVKHTFMGSSAEQKIDCVVWVDSEQYYQFPHVKKRQVALAIDKINHHYKETGKRLLLAAPGRIGTSSPELGVPVSFSNISAFRVICEYSDGQTGYMPELSYGSHMFQDLVESDTFYVAVFENENTLAFNKEFWNGKNNIFSFICPDAEELTDIIKVYETDTLTLYADIKEQTALCGNI; translated from the coding sequence ATGGAGGCTTTTGAGAGGGTAAATTCCGGCGTGCCTGGGCTTGATGATATGCTCGATCACATACGGCTGGGCGATAACGTGGTGTGGCAGGTTTCCTCCCTGGATGACTATCGTCAGTTCTCCGAGTCCCTTGTGCGCCAGTCGGTGGCAGACGGACGCAATGTGATCTACATCCGTTTTGCCGGGCATGAGCCCGTTTTGCAGAACCTGTCCGGCGTGAAGGTCTACGAGCCCGATGCGTCCGCGGGGTTTGAGAGTTTCACGGTCAGCGTTCATAAAATCATCACCGACGAGGGACGCGGCTCTATCTATGTCTTTGACTCGCTTTCAGAGCTTCAGGTCGCCTGGTCCACCGATCTTATGATGGGCAATTTCTTCCGCGTGACCTGTCCCTACCTCTTTGAACTGGACACCATCGCGTATTTCCCCGTCTTACGGGCCCATCACAGCTTTGAGACTCTCGCCAGGATACGCGAGACCACCCAGATCCTCCTGGACGTGTACTCGGACGGTACGCTGCGGCATCTGCATCCCGTCAAGGTCTGGAACCGCTATTCCCCGGAGATGTTTCTCCCCCACAGAATGGAGGCCGACGGCAGCTTTTTCGTTTTGACAAACGGCATCGACATGGGCGTGTTCTATTCGCTTGTGCACGCACAGAATACATTCCAGGGCAAGCAGGATCTTGACAGCTATGAGCGGTTCTTCCAGGCGGCAAGGGACAGCTTTCTCAGCGGCAAGCTGGACGGCTATTCCGCAAAAAAGATCGTTCGCAGCATGATGACCGGCGATGAAAAGATTTCGGCGCTGATCTTGAAAAATTTTGAGCCCAGAGACTATTTCTTCATTAAGGATCACATGATCGGCACCGGCACGATTGGCGGCAAGGCCTGCGGTATGCTGATCGCAAGAAAGCTCCTGGAGCTCCATCTGCCCCAATACCATGAACGGACAGAGCCCCACGACTCCTTTTTCATTGGCACGGACGTGTTTTATTCCTATATTGTAGATAATGGCTACTGGAAGCTCCGCATCGCGCAGAGGAGCGAGGATTCCTATTTTTCGGCGGGCAGGCAGCTCAAGGCATGTATGCTGGAGGGCAGTTTCTCTGAAACCATCCGTAGCCAGCTCCGGCGTATGCTCGAATATTTCGGGCAAAGTCCCATAATCGTCCGCTCCAGCAGCTTTCTGGAGGATGGCTTTGGCAACGCCTTTGCCGGGAAATATGAATCGGTCTTCTGCGTTAACGCGGGATCCCCGGAGGAAAACCTGAAAACCTTTGAAAATGCGGTGCGAACCGTTTACGCCAGTACGATGGGCCGCTCCGCCCTCGAGTACAGGAAAAGCAGGGGGCTGGGCCGCAGCGACGAGCAGATGGCCGTGCTGGTTCAGCGTGTGTCCGGCACAAGATTCGGCGATTATTTTATGCCCTGCGCCGCCGGCACCGGCTTTTCCTACAGCCTCTATCGATGGAGCGACGACTTAGACGCGAATGCGGGGATGCTGCGACTGGTCGCGGGCATGGGAACCCGAGCGGTGGACAGGACGGACGGCGACTACCCCCGCCTTGTCAATCTTGACAGACCGGATCGGACTCCCCTCACCAGTACGGACCAACGGCATCGGTTCTCACAGAGGAAGCTGGACGCCATCGTCTTTTCCCAAAACAAGCTGGAGAGCAAGCCCGTGCAGGAGCTTTTGCCCTCAGTCCCGGTCTGGTACCGGAGGCTCGTCACCGAGCACGACCGCGAAGCGGAAAAGGCCCTGCGCGAGCGCGGGCAGCCGCGGGAGGTCGTCTTCGTGTCCTGCGCCGGGATCGTCCAGAATACCGCCTTTGTCACGATGATGCGGGATATCCTGAAGACGCTGGAGGCCCAGTATGGGGTCCCGGTCGACATCGAATACACGGTCAACTTCAATCAGGACGGATTTTTCGTCGTAAATCTCGTGCAGTGCCGTCCGCTCTCCATCTGGAAAGCCGCCGAGTCCGTCATGCTCCCCACTCTCAGGGAGGAGGATACGCTTTTCAAGGTGAAGCACACCTTTATGGGCAGCAGCGCCGAGCAAAAGATCGACTGCGTTGTCTGGGTCGATTCGGAGCAGTATTATCAGTTCCCCCATGTCAAAAAGCGGCAAGTGGCCCTTGCCATCGATAAGATCAATCACCACTACAAGGAAACGGGTAAACGGCTTTTGCTTGCTGCGCCGGGCAGGATCGGCACCTCGTCACCGGAGCTCGGTGTTCCCGTAAGCTTTTCCAATATTTCAGCTTTCCGCGTCATCTGCGAATACTCCGATGGACAGACCGGCTATATGCCCGAGCTCTCCTATGGCAGTCATATGTTTCAGGACCTGGTGGAGTCGGACACCTTTTATGTGGCCGTCTTCGAGAATGAGAACACCCTTGCCTTCAACAAGGAATTCTGGAATGGGAAGAACAATATATTTTCCTTCATTTGCCCCGATGCGGAGGAGCTTACCGACATTATAAAGGTCTATGAGACCGATACGCTGACGCTCTATGCCGATATCAAGGAACAGACCGCGCTGTGCGGAAATATTTAA
- a CDS encoding conserved hypothetical protein (Evidence 4 : Homologs of previously reported genes of unknown function), whose protein sequence is MRNTEFDEQNLFGRGLPLPEVFSKYFIGQAYLNPLTQTPNIANVTFEPGCRNNWHIHHKGGQLLLVIAGRGWYQTWNEPARELHPGDVVEIPAEVKHWHGAAKNSWFTHLAVEVPAEGGSNEWLETLTDEEYQKLK, encoded by the coding sequence ATGCGCAACACAGAATTTGATGAACAGAATCTTTTCGGCCGGGGCCTTCCCCTTCCGGAGGTGTTTTCAAAGTACTTTATCGGTCAGGCATATCTAAATCCGCTGACGCAGACACCAAACATTGCCAACGTCACCTTTGAGCCGGGTTGCCGCAACAACTGGCATATCCATCATAAGGGCGGTCAACTTCTACTGGTGATTGCGGGCCGCGGCTGGTATCAGACGTGGAACGAACCGGCGCGGGAGCTGCATCCCGGGGATGTCGTCGAGATACCCGCCGAGGTCAAACACTGGCACGGCGCGGCAAAGAACAGTTGGTTCACTCATCTGGCGGTGGAGGTCCCCGCAGAGGGCGGTTCCAATGAATGGCTGGAGACGCTTACCGACGAGGAGTATCAGAAACTAAAATAA
- a CDS encoding Alpha/beta fold family hydrolase gives MKYKEFGDETNPTILLLHGEWLSWWSFKDIIDFLKTDYHIVAPIIDGHGEDSETTFLSIQESAQRIIQYIDANLQGKVFAICGVSLGAQIVIEILSKRVGIAKYAVVESTLVVPNKRPFEIRTIAARLVLALIHQKWLAWLFSKKLCVSPETFLQYYQDSQNISYASWINIEKSRTHYVAPSTLSKSDTKVLIIIGSKEIKAMDKSVRLLMNGIPQSRVCIVPEMRHGELSLAHCTEYLALIQYCMT, from the coding sequence ATGAAATATAAAGAATTTGGAGATGAGACGAACCCCACTATTCTTCTGCTGCACGGCGAATGGCTTTCTTGGTGGTCTTTTAAGGATATCATTGACTTTCTAAAAACAGATTATCATATTGTTGCACCCATTATAGATGGGCACGGAGAAGATAGCGAGACCACCTTTCTCAGTATACAGGAATCGGCGCAGAGAATTATCCAGTATATCGATGCGAACCTTCAAGGAAAAGTATTTGCGATTTGTGGAGTATCTTTAGGAGCACAAATTGTAATTGAAATTCTTTCAAAACGGGTGGGAATCGCAAAATACGCCGTTGTCGAAAGTACATTGGTTGTTCCAAATAAGAGACCGTTTGAAATCAGGACTATAGCCGCGAGACTGGTATTAGCGTTAATCCATCAAAAATGGTTAGCATGGTTATTCTCAAAAAAGCTTTGCGTCTCACCGGAAACGTTTTTACAGTATTACCAAGACAGTCAAAACATATCTTATGCGTCTTGGATAAATATTGAAAAGAGCAGAACTCATTATGTTGCTCCCTCTACACTAAGCAAGTCCGATACAAAAGTTCTAATTATAATTGGATCAAAAGAAATAAAAGCAATGGATAAATCTGTTCGCCTGTTAATGAATGGAATTCCACAGTCTCGCGTTTGCATAGTCCCGGAAATGAGACACGGAGAGTTGAGTCTCGCCCATTGTACAGAATATCTTGCTTTAATACAGTACTGCATGACGTGA
- a CDS encoding conserved hypothetical protein (Evidence 4 : Homologs of previously reported genes of unknown function) — MSKKILVISASPRKGGNSDTLCEEFIRGARETGSETEKISLCDNKIGYCTGCGVCNSTHQCVQQDDMEEILDRMVRADVIVLATPVYFYTMDAQMKTMIDRTVPRYTEISDKDFYYIVTAADTDQSMLERTIDGLRGFTEDCLPSPHERGIIYGTGTWRIGDIKNSPAMRQAYDMGRQA; from the coding sequence ATGAGCAAAAAGATTCTCGTGATTTCCGCCAGCCCCCGTAAGGGAGGCAATTCAGACACGCTGTGTGAGGAATTCATCCGCGGCGCGCGAGAGACAGGCAGTGAAACGGAAAAGATATCTCTGTGTGACAATAAAATCGGCTACTGTACCGGCTGTGGCGTCTGTAACAGCACTCACCAATGTGTGCAGCAGGACGACATGGAGGAAATCCTCGATAGGATGGTGCGGGCGGACGTGATCGTGCTGGCGACCCCGGTTTACTTCTACACGATGGATGCACAGATGAAAACGATGATCGACCGGACCGTACCCCGGTACACAGAAATCTCCGACAAAGACTTTTACTATATCGTCACCGCCGCAGATACGGATCAGAGTATGCTGGAACGCACAATCGACGGTCTGCGGGGGTTCACCGAGGACTGCTTGCCGAGCCCGCATGAAAGGGGTATTATTTACGGTACCGGCACCTGGAGAATCGGCGATATCAAAAACAGTCCGGCCATGCGACAGGCCTATGATATGGGCAGGCAGGCTTAA
- a CDS encoding Trk system potassium uptake protein TrkA, N-terminal domain protein, producing MKMKVIIVGGGQVGCYLASLLIERGHEIKIIEEKETRIEVLKKSLPENVIVRGSGTDPKLLESADIQHTHVLAAVTGSDETNLVIAMLARLEYGVMRVIGRVNNPKNAWLFTPIMGVDAALNQADLMARLVAEEMSMGDMMTLLKLHGGKYSLVERMVDPASSMVGKALRDIEFPTECVLVAVIRHSDLLLPKGGTVIMAGDKAVAITHADQLQKLDDMFGSSTI from the coding sequence ATGAAGATGAAAGTAATCATCGTTGGCGGCGGACAGGTAGGTTGTTATCTGGCCTCGCTGCTCATTGAGCGCGGCCATGAAATTAAAATTATTGAAGAAAAAGAAACCCGCATTGAGGTGCTGAAAAAGAGCCTGCCGGAAAATGTGATCGTTCGCGGCAGCGGCACCGATCCCAAATTGCTGGAGAGCGCGGATATTCAGCATACACATGTGCTTGCAGCTGTAACCGGCTCCGACGAGACCAATCTGGTGATTGCAATGCTGGCCCGCTTGGAGTACGGCGTAATGCGCGTGATCGGACGTGTGAATAATCCCAAAAACGCATGGCTCTTTACCCCCATCATGGGTGTTGATGCCGCTCTTAATCAGGCCGACCTGATGGCTCGCCTTGTGGCGGAAGAAATGTCCATGGGCGATATGATGACGCTCCTCAAGCTGCACGGCGGAAAATACTCGTTGGTTGAACGTATGGTTGATCCCGCATCCTCCATGGTAGGAAAAGCGTTGCGGGACATTGAGTTTCCCACAGAGTGCGTCTTAGTGGCAGTGATCCGTCATTCGGATCTACTCCTCCCGAAAGGCGGCACTGTAATCATGGCGGGTGATAAAGCGGTTGCAATTACACACGCGGATCAGCTTCAGAAGCTGGATGATATGTTTGGTTCATCAACTATTTGA